From Linepithema humile isolate Giens D197 chromosome 8, Lhum_UNIL_v1.0, whole genome shotgun sequence, one genomic window encodes:
- the LOC137001375 gene encoding uncharacterized protein, producing the protein MLKYTGIKFELLTDIDMVLFVERGIRGGLSQCSNRYAAANNKYMSSYDPSEPSSYLMYYDVNNLYGWAMCQPLPYAKFRWVDDVASFDVMSVASDSATGYVLEVDLEYPVNLHDAHSDLPFCPTRDKPPGKLEVKLLATLYDKQRYVIHYRNLQQCVLHGLRIAKIHRVLQFAQSPWLRGYIELNTQFRTLASNEFEKNLYKLMNNAVFGKTMENVRNHTDVRLLTQWEGRYGAEAMIAKPNFHSRSVFSEDLVAVELRKLEVKFDKPIYVGMCILDISKTCLYEFHYEYMAPLYRDNCKIMYTDTDSLIYFLQCEDAYRDMKRDISKFDTSDYSENNVYGIPRANKKVPGLMKDENNGAIMTEFVGLRAKMYALRVTGQKDVKKVKGVKKNVVARTIMFDDYTRCLNDEIELTRRQSCIRSKMHEVYTVSESKLALSPYDDKRHVVSESTDTLPWGHYKIQL; encoded by the coding sequence ATGTTGAAGTACACGGGCATCAAGTTCGAGTTGCTCACAGACATCGATATGGTGCTGTTTGTCGAGCGCGGTATACGCGGCGGTCTCAGCCAATGCTCCAACCGATACGCCGCCGCCAACAACAAATACATGTCATCGTACGATCCATCGGAACCGTCATCGTACCTAATGTACTATGATGTAAACAACTTGTACGGCTGGGCAATGTGTCAACCGTTGCCCTACGCCAAATTTCGATGGGTCGATGATGTCGCGAGCTTTGACGTAATGTCCGTTGCATCCGATTCGGCTACCGGTTACGTGCTGGAAGTCGATCTCGAGTATCCGGTGAATCTTCACGACGCGCACTCCGACCTGCCGTTCTGCCCGACGCGCGATAAGCCGCCCGGCAAGCTGGAGGTCAAGTTACTCGCAACGCTGTACGATAAGCAGCGTTATGTCATTCACTACCGTAATCTGCAGCAATGCGTGCTACATGGCCTgcgaattgcaaagattcaccgcgtactgcaattcgcgcaatctccaTGGCTCCGCGGATACATAGAACTGAATACACAGTTTCGGACACTCGCGAGTAAtgaattcgagaaaaatttatacaaattgatgaacaacgcggttttcggcaaaaccatggagaatgtgcgaaatcaTACGGATGTACGGCTCCTTACACAGTGGGAGGGTCGGTACGGAGCGGAGGCTATGATCGCGAAACCGAATTTCCACAGCCGAAGCGTGTTCTCGGAGGATCTAGTCGCCGTAGAGTTGCGAaaactcgaagtgaaattcgaCAAGCCGATCTACGTGGGTATGTGCATCCTCGACATATCCAAGACCTGCTTGTACGAGTTTCACTACGAGTACATGGCGCCTCTTTACcgcgacaattgcaaaattatgtataccgataccgacagtctgatatactttctacaatgcgaggacgcgtatcgggatatgaaacgcgatatttcaaaatttgacaCGAGCGACTACTCCGAGAACAACGTTTACGGTATACCGCGCGCCAACAAGAAAGTACCCGGTCTGATGAAAGACGAGAACAACGGCGCGATCATGACGGAATTTGTCGGACTGAGAGCGAAGATGTACGCGTTGAGAGTCACCGGACAAAAAGATGTCAAAAAAGTTAAAGgcgtaaagaaaaatgtagtCGCCAGAACTATAATGTTCGACGATTACACTCGGTGTCTCAACGACGAAATCGAGCTAACACGGCGTCAATCGTGCATCCGCTCAAAGATGCACGAGGTGTACACCGTGTCGGAGTCGAAGCTCGCGCTCAGTCCGTACGATGATAAGCGACACGTCGTATCCGAATCCACCGATACTCTACCATGGGGACATTACAAGatacaattgtaa